DNA sequence from the Bacteroidales bacterium genome:
AAAACCGATTCCTGTGGAAATGTTACCTGTGCCTTTTCCATCCAGGCTAATGGAAACAGAAATATCCGTTTCCCTGGTTGTCCTTCTAACCTGAGCGTAGCGGTTTCGCTGCATCAGGAACTCTGCAATCTGATCCCAGTCAGGACTCACCAGGGCGCACCAGGCATTGAGTCCGGCTTTTTGCACCTCATCCCAACGGGAAGCATCTCCGATGAGAATTCCGGATGCCCCCAGGTTGCGGGCAAGTTCAATATCTGTCAGGCGATCGCCTATAACATAGGATTCGGCCAGATTGTAGCCGGGGCTGAAATACTTTGTCAGCATGCCGGTGCCCGGTTTTCTGCCAGGTGAATTTTCATGCGGAAAAGAAGGATCGATATAAATGTCATCAAAGAAAACTCCTTCATTGGCAAAATATGTTATCAATTTGCTCTGGACCAGGTCAAAAGCAGCCTGCGGATATGCTGGCGTACCCAGTCCATCCTGATTGCTTACCATTACGAGTTCGTAATTGCAGTTATGCCGTATGTAATGAAGATTTCTGAATACTCCGGGCAAAAATTCCAGACGTTCCAGTGAATCAATCTGAAATGTATCCTGTGGCTCAACAATCAGTGTGCCATCGCGATCAATGAAAAGAACTTTTTTTCCGGCCATATTTTAGTGAATATAGGATGAAAGAGCTTCCAGCAGTATCCTGTTTTCCCCGGGTGTACCAACTGTAATCCGCAGGCATCCGGAACAGAGGCTGACGTTGGAGCGGTTGCGCACAATAACGGACCAAGTACAAAGCCAGTTGTAAATTTTTTCGGGCTCATCAACCCTGACAAGAAGGAAATTAGCATCAGAAGGGTATACGTTTTTAATGCAGGGCAGGGCGGCAAGCGCCTGTTCGAGTATGGCGCGTTCCTTCAGGATCATCTCCACCCACTGGTCTTTAACAGAGGGTTGACTGAGGACATTAAGGACAAGTTCCTGTGTTAACACATTTATATTATAGGGATACTTGATTTTGTAGAGAATACTGATGATGTCGGGATGCGCAAAAGCCATTCCCAGCCGTGCGCCGGCAAGTCCCCAGGCTTTGGAGAACGTCTGCAGGATAACCAGATTTTCATATTCCTGCAAGCGCCCGAGGAAACCCGGATGACGGGAAAA
Encoded proteins:
- the hisB gene encoding bifunctional histidinol-phosphatase/imidazoleglycerol-phosphate dehydratase HisB; its protein translation is MAGKKVLFIDRDGTLIVEPQDTFQIDSLERLEFLPGVFRNLHYIRHNCNYELVMVSNQDGLGTPAYPQAAFDLVQSKLITYFANEGVFFDDIYIDPSFPHENSPGRKPGTGMLTKYFSPGYNLAESYVIGDRLTDIELARNLGASGILIGDASRWDEVQKAGLNAWCALVSPDWDQIAEFLMQRNRYAQVRRTTRETDISVSISLDGKGTGNISTGIGFFDHMLDQIARHSGCDISIQVKGDLHVDEHHTIEDVALSLGEAFRTALGDMKGVQRYGFALPMDESRATVLIDFGGRSFFRWKAVFRRERIGEFPTEMFPHFFRSFADAARCNLHITALGENEHHKAEAIFKAFARAMGMAVRKDRLKNYLPSTKGKI